In the Campylobacter lari genome, TTTAGCAATCAAATAATCAGTCACAACTTGAGCCCTTTTGCTTGCTAAATCAAAATTCCTTTTAGGATCTTTATCGCTTGCATCAGTATAACCTCTAAGTTCTATTTGAGCTTGTTTTGGCATTCTTTTTAAAACTTCACTAATACGCTTTAAAAAATCTTGCACATCTACTGAGTCAATCTCAGTACTACCTCTAGCAAATTCAACTCTTGCAGGTAAATTTAAAACTATATTATTTTCTCTTTGATCTAAAGCTGCTTTTAGTTTTTCTATATTTTCTTGTTGAGTAATACTTAATTTTTTAAGCTTCTCAAGTTCTTCAACATTTGCATTAGATGGTGCACTATATTTATTATGCACTTCACTTTCTTTTTCTAAAGGACTAGAA is a window encoding:
- the motB gene encoding flagellar motor protein MotB, whose translation is MGKKHKCPECPAGEKWAVPYADFLSLLLALFIALWAISESNPAKTEALKTEFVKIFEFTASSPLEKESEVHNKYSAPSNANVEELEKLKKLSITQQENIEKLKAALDQRENNIVLNLPARVEFARGSTEIDSVDVQDFLKRISEVLKRMPKQAQIELRGYTDASDKDPKRNFDLASKRAQVVTDYLIAKGINPAQLIVVSFGDNYPLGANKEDEINNRVEFYIRVDSSDNQTRKSVLDQIGTFK